Proteins from one Primulina huaijiensis isolate GDHJ02 chromosome 18, ASM1229523v2, whole genome shotgun sequence genomic window:
- the LOC140965026 gene encoding anthocyanidin 3-O-glucosyltransferase 5-like, giving the protein MSGSSDNLHIAILSSPGVGHLIPVQLLAERLVTKHNVKTTILAVTTSSSPLESRLLKLPTEEGLVETVELPLGDISRLMNPSIQVATTLCMMLREALPLIRSAIASMDRKPDALIVDLFGTEALPIALEYKLPKYVYVPSNAWYTALTVYCPVLDGEIKGQYVDEQDCLKIPGCKPVRPLDVVDPMLNRDDQQYVEYLRRGKEYTLFDGILLNSWEDLESKSLEAFRENEALRSVMTNPVYPIGPLTRTIEPNVLENGFMAWLDKQPNQSVLFVSFGSGGVLSTEQMTELAWGLEMSQQQFIWVVRSPTCGRVDDAFFTRDYGSEWSPSFLPPGFLTRTQNIGVLVPLWGQQVKILNHPSIGGFLSHCGWNSTLESIVSGVPMIAWPLYAEQKLNAAMLTEELGVALRPEDLPTRKVVGREEIEKLVRKLIQGEDGKVMRDKVKRLKISATSALSELSGSSYKSMCQILSNISNKRSARMMK; this is encoded by the coding sequence ATGAGTGGCTCCTCAGACAATCTTCACATCGCTATTCTCTCCAGTCCCGGAGTCGGACATCTCATCCCGGTTCAACTCTTAGCCGAACGCCTCGTCACCAAACACAACGTCAAAACCACCATTCTCGCTGTCACGACCAGTAGTTCTCCGTTGGAATCCAGGCTTCTGAAGCTTCCAACTGAAGAGGGACTCGTCGAAACAGTGGAGCTTCCCCTTGGTGATATCTCACGCCTCATGAATCCTTCTATACAAGTTGCCACAACACTGTGCATGATGCTTCGGGAAGCTTTGCCATTAATCCGCTCTGCCATCGCCTCCATGGACCGCAAGCCGGACGCCTTGATCGTCGATCTTTTTGGGACCGAAGCGCTGCCGATTGCCTTGGAGTATAAACTGCCCAAGTATGTCTATGTTCCCTCTAATGCATGGTATACTGCGTTGACTGTATACTGTCCGGTTCTTGACGGAGAAATCAAAGGTCAATATGTTGATGAGCAGGATTGCTTGAAAATTCCGGGCTGCAAACCGGTTCGACCGTTGGATGTAGTAGACCCGATGCTAAACCGGGATGATCAGCAGTATGTAGAGTATCTGAGACGGGGGAAAGAATACACGTTATTTGATGGGATTTTGTTGAACTCTTGGGAAGATTTGGAGTCCAAATCCCTCGAGGCTTTTAGGGAAAATGAAGCGTTGAGGTCTGTGATGACCAACCCCGTTTACCCTATCGGTCCTTTGACGAGAACCATCGAACCGAACGTGTTGGAAAATGGCTTCATGGCTTGGCTAGACAAACAACCTAATCAAAGTGTTTTATTTGTATCATTCGGAAGTGGTGGGGTGCTATCGACTGAGCAAATGACCGAGTTGGCTTGGGGGCTGGAGATGAGCCAACAGCAGTTCATTTGGGTGGTGCGAAGTCCGACCTGTGGCCGTGTGGACGATGCATTTTTCACTAGAGACTATGGGTCGGAATGGTCTCCAAGCTTTTTGCCTCCGGGGTTCTTAACCCGAACCCAAAATATAGGAGTGTTGGTCCCATTGTGGGGACAACAAGTCAAAATCCTGAACCATCCATCGATCGGAGGATTCTTGTCGCATTGCGGGTGGAACTCGACGTTGGAAAGCATAGTTAGTGGGGTGCCGATGATAGCGTGGCCGCTATATGCCGAGCAAAAGTTGAACGCCGCCATGTTGACAGAGGAGCTTGGGGTGGCATTGCGGCCGGAGGATTTGCCCACAAGGAAAGTGGTGGGGAGGGAAGAGATAGAGAAATTGGTGAGAAAGTTAATTCAGGGGGAAGATGGAAAAGTGATGAGGGATAAGGTTAAAAGGTTGAAAATTAGTGCTACCAGCGCTCTAAGCGAACTCAGTGGCTCGTCATACAAATCCATGTGCCAGATTCTCTCCAACATTAGTAACAAGAGATCAGCTCGAATGATGAAATAA